The genomic interval CGTCCAGGCAGGGGATGATGCGTTTGGCCAGCATGGCGGTTTCCAGAAAAAATTAGTCGGCGGAAATTAATCGGGAGTGACAACGATCAAGCGCTGCCAGCCGGTCCACTCGGCACCTGCGGCCAGGGTCACCGGCGTGTTGACGTGCGCGGCCTCCACGCAGACCATGTGCTTGAAGCCATCAAACGGCATGTCGGCGATGGCCGCGCATTTGGTCGGGCCGGGGTTCCAGACCACGGTTTGGGCCAGCTCCGGGCTCTGGTCTATGCGCAATTGCACCGGGCCATCCACCAGGGTCAGCGGCTCGGCGGCGGCCTGGTAGACGCGATCTACCTCGCCTTCAAAGATCACTACATCGGTTTCCAGCCGCTCGGTCTGGGCCACGTCGTCCCAGTAGGGCTGTCCGGCCAGGCCGCGCAGGTCCAGGCCGGGCAGGTCCTGCACGCGCAGGTAGGTGTGCAAGGCCAGGGCGAAGTCCAGCGGCTGCTCGCCGGTGTTGATTACGGTAAAGCCCAGCTCCAGCGCGCCGGGGGCCAGGTCGATGCGCAGGGTGGCGGTGAAAGCGTGGGGCCAGATGGCCAGCGTGGCGGGGCTGCTGTGCAGCTGCAGCTCCAGCCAGTCTTCCCCGCCCGCCGATGCCGTCCAGGCCGACGTGCGGGCAAAGCCGTGCTTGGGCAAGGGGCCGCGCATGTTGAACTGCGGAAAGCACACCGGCACGCCGCCGCGGATGGCGGTGGCACCGTCAAAAATGGCTTCAGGGCTCAGGTACAGCCGCTCCACCCCGCCGCTGGTCCACGACAGCACGTGCGCGCCGTGCAGCGCCACCAGCACCGTGTCGCCATTGGCGTGGTGCAGGCGCAGGCAGGGTTGGTTCTGGAAGACTTCGGGGCGGGCCTGCAAATCAGACATCGCCGTAGTTGTCGGCGCGTTCCTGGGCCGAGGTGAAATCGAGGTCGCCGGTGTAGATGGCGCGGCCACAGATCACGCCTTCGATGCCTTCGTCTTCCACATCCAGCAGACGCTCGATGTCGGCGATATTGCTCAGGCCGCCCGAGGCGATGACGGGCGTGTGCAGGGCCTGGGCCAGGCGCACGGTGGCTTCGATGTTGATGCCCGAGAGCATGCCGTCACGGCCAATGTCGGTGTAGATGAAGGATTCCACGCCGTAGTCCTGGAACTTCTTGGCCAGATCGACCACCTCGTGGCCGGTGAGCTTGCTCCAGCCATCGGTGGCGACCTTGCCGTCCTTGGCATCCAGGCCGACGATGATGTGGCCGCCGAACGCAGTGCATGCGTCCTGCAAAAAGCCGGGGTTCTTGACCGCTGCGGTGCCGATGATGACGTAGCGCAGGCCCGCGTCAAGGTAGCGCTCGATGGTGTCCAGGTCGCGGATGCCGCCGCCGAGCTGCACGTCGATCTCGCCGCCCACCTCTTTGAGGATCTTGCGGATGGCCATCTCGTTCTTGGGCTTGCCCGCAAACGCGCCGTTCAGGTCCACCAGATGCAGGCGCCGCGCACCCTTGTCGACCCAGCTACGGGCCATGGCGGCGGGATCCTCGCCAAAAGTGGTGGATTGGTCCATGTCGCCTTGTTTGAGGCGTACGCAGTGGCCGTCTTTCAGATCGATCGCAGGAATGAGAAGCATGGTGCCGTGAACAGCGGGTTGGTAAAAAAAATATTCCGAAAATGGAATTAAGGAGACCAGTGGAGGAAGTTGCGGTAAAGAGCCAGTCCGTGTTCGGCGCTCTTCTCTGGGTGGAATTGTGTCGCAAAAATATTATCACGCGCAATGGCCGCGCTAAACGCCGCGCCGTACTCCGTCAAGCCCGCGCTGTGGCGCACATCCGACGGATCTGCGTAAAAGCTGTGCACGAAGTAGAAGTAGCTGTTATCCGGCACCTCGCCCCACACCGGGTGGCGCTGGCCGCCGTGCACTTGCTGGCGCACCTGGTTCCAGCCCATTTGCGGCACCTTGAAGCGGCTGCCGTCGGCCTGCAGTCGGCCTGCCAGGTCAAAGCGGCGCACGGTGCCGGGGATCAGGCCCAGGCCGGGGGTGTCCTGCTCTTCGCTGTGGTCCAGCAACATTTGCATGCCCACGCACACGCCCATCAGCGGCTTGTTGCGGGCGGCATCCAGCACGGCTTCTTTCAGGCCGGAATCATGCAGCTCGCGCATGCAGTCGCGCATGGCCCCCTGGCCGGGCAGCACCACGCGCTCGGCGGCGTACACGTCTTCGGGGCGGGAAGTGACCACCACCTGGTAGCCGCTGGCGGCGGCCACATGCATCACGGCCTGGGACACCGAGAACAGATTACCCATGCCGTAGTCCACCACGGCGACGGTTTTATTTGCTATCAATTTGATTGCTGCTTGTGCAGGAGGAATGAGCGGTAGGGCCCGATTTTACTTAAAACTTTACAGAGAGCCCTTGGTGGACGGGATCACGCCCACCGAACGCGGGTCCAGCTCCAGCGCAGAACGCAGGGCACGGGCAAAGGCCTTGAACACGGTTTCGGCCTGGTGGTGGGCGTTCACGCCCTTCAGGTTGTCGATGTGCAGAGTCACAAAGGCGTGGTTGGCAAAGCCCTGGAAGAATTCATAGGTGAGCTGGCTGTCGAAGCCGCCGATCATGCCACTGGTGAAGGGCACGTGCATTTCCAGGCCGGGGCGGCCCGAGAAGTCGATCACCACGCGGCTCAGCGCCTCGTCCAGCGGCACGTAGGCGTGGCCGTAGCGGCGGATGCCTTTTTTGTCGCCCACGGCCTTGTGCACCGCCTGGCCCAGGGTGATGCCCACGTCTTCCACGGTGTGGTGGCCGTCGATGTGCAGGTCGCCCACGCAGTGGATGTCCAGGTCAATCAGGCCGTGGCGGGCGATCTGGTCCAGCATGTGGTCGAAGAAGCCGATGCCGGTGTGCAGCGTGGACTTGCCGGTGCCGTCCAGGTTGAGCTTGACGGTAATTTGGGTTTCGGCCGTGTTGCGGCTGACTTCGGCGGTGCGGTGGATCGTGGTCATATCGTGGTTTGGAAGGCTGCCAGCATGCGCAAATTCTCTTCGGCGGTGCCGATGGTGATGCGCACGCAATTGAGCAGCAAGGGGTGCATTTTAGAAACGTTCTTGACCAGCACGCCCTGGGCCTTCATACCTTCAAAAGTTTTTGCCGCATCGGGCACCCGCACCAGCAACATATTCGCGTCGCTGGGCCACACTTTCACGCCCGGCAACACCCCCAGCGCTGCGGAAATGATAGTGCGCTGGGTCCGTATCTCCTGCGCCTGCGCCGCAAACTCCTCCAGGTGCGCCAGGGCGAACAGCGCGCACTCGCAGTTCAGCACGCTGACGTTGTAGGGCGGGCGCACCTTGTCGATTTCGGCCACCAGCGCCTGCGGGCCGATCAGGTAGCCCAGGCGCACACCGGCCAGGCCGAACTTGCTCAGCGTGCGCATCAGCAGCACGTGGGGGTGGCGCGCCAATCTATCCAGGTAGGTTTTGCTGGAAAACGGCTGGTAGGCCTCGTCGATCACCACCAGGCCGGGCGCGGCTTCGATGATCTGCTCGATGGCATCGTCGTCCCACAGATTCGCCGTGGGGTTGTTCGGGTAGGCCAGGTAGACGATGGCGGGCTGGTGCTGGGCGATGGCAGCCAGCATGGCGGGTGTATCCAGCTCGAAATCGGCGGTGAGCGGCACGCCCACAAAGTCCAGGCCCAGCAACTGCGCGGCCATGCCGTACATCACAAAGCCCGGCACCGGGGCCAGCACGGTGGCACCGGGGCGGCGGCAGGCGATGGCCAGCAGGTTGATGATTTCGTCCGAGCCATTGCCCAGAATCAGGCCGTAGCCCGCTGGCAGGCCGGTGTGGGCGGCCAGCACCTGGCGCAAGAAGTCCACCCGGCCATCGGGGTAGCGGTTCAGCGCCACTTCGCCCAGGCGCTGGCCCAGTGCGGCCTGCATTCCGGGCGGCAGCCGGTGCGGGTTCTCCATCGCATCCAGCTTGACCATGCCGGTGGCATCCTGCACCACATAGGAATGCATGGCGCGGACATCGGGGCGTAGGGTGTCTAAGGGGTTTCTCATAGGGTTTTGGTCGGTGTGTGTTGGGTTCGTAAAGGCATTTGCGCATACCCTACTGGGTGAGCGCTGCCAAAAATTCATCAGAGTCGAAGCCGTCTTTCATATGCCGCCCCTTGACGATCAGGTACGGGATGCCGCCCTGCGGGTCCAGCTTTCGCAGCTCCGACGCGCAGGCGCTGCTCGCATCCACATCGCACTCCTGGTACTTGAAGCCGTACTGCGCCATCCAGGACTTGGCGGCGGCGCAGTTGGTGCACCAGGCGGCGCTGTACATCAGCACGTCCTCCAGCTTGCCGTTGGCGGCGAGCTGGCCGAGTTGTTCCGGGCTGGGGCTGCTGCCGAAATGGCCCTGGCGGCTGAATGCATCGAAGCTGCCAGAGCCACCACCCCGGTGCAGGCCCACCCAGGCACCATAGGCAATGGCCACCACGGCAAACAGCTTGCCCCAGGGGATGGAGGCGAAGATGCCCGCTTCGGCATGTGACTGGCTGCTGCCGTGCAGCGGCGCATGGCGGGTGGATGCTGGCTGCGCCATGCCTCCGCCACCCGCTTTGGCATAGGCAACACCACAGAACGGGCATTGCCACTCCGGAACGGTGGCATCGGCGGGGCGCACGGCGCGGCATTTGGGGCAGATGGTGGGCATGGAATTAGGCGGCTGGGTAACGCTGTAAATGCGCAAAGCTGGTGGCGAGGTTGCTCACCTTTTGATAGCTGCTTGCGCTTGCTGTATCGGCGCTGGAGGCCGATTGGGCTTGTAAGATGGCATGCATAGGTGCAGCGGTTCCGCTATCACCATTACCACCATGCGCCAAGTCCCAGGCCTTGACTTCGTCCCACGCCAGCACCTCATCGCCCACCTGAATGTCCTGGATGGGCTTGAGGAGCTTCTGGTAGCCGCTGTCGGTCAGCACCCGGGTTGTGCACCAGGGTGTCCGCAGGAAAGCTGTTCATCAGCCCACCGGCGATGCCCAGAATGGTGCCGAAGGTTTTGCCGAACAGCCCGCAGGGGTTGGGGATGGGGATCATGCTGATCAGGCAGTCCATGGCGCAGTCTTTGGCCATGCCGCCCCAGTCCATATCGCCGCAATTGAAGGCCAGCTCCTGCAAGGCGCTCATGCCCATGCACGTGAGCATGCAGCGGCCAAAGTTGGTGGCCATACAGGCCAGCGGGATGAGTTCGCCCGTAGGGTCGATGAAGTTGGTGGGGCTGTGCGCGGCGTAGGCGTACAGGTTGATGCCGCCTTCAAAGCCGATGGGGTCGCGGGTGGTGTACCGGCCCGTGTCGGGGTCAAAGTAGCGCCGGTCGTTGTAGTGCAGCCCCGTCTCGGCATCGAAGTATTGACCGGGGAAGCGCAGGTTGCTGGTCAGGGCGTTGGTGGCGGCCACCTTGACGGTGGCGCGGCCAAACGCGTCGTAGTCTGCGGCCCAGACCACCGCGCCGCTCTTGTCCGTGATGCGCTGGGGGGTGCCCAGGTTGTCGTTGTGATAGTAGACGTAGCGCATGGCTCCGGCGGTGGCGCTGGCCGTGTCGGGTACGCGGGCGTACAGCGGTGCGGTGCTGCTATTGGTTTGCGGGCTCCAGCCATAGCTGGCTTGGACCACGGCGCTGGCTTCGGCTAAAAGGCTACAGCTCTCGGTACCGTCGCCGAAGGTGCCGCCTACGTCGGTAGTGCTCTGGGTCAGGCGGGCTTTGTCGTCGTAGCGATGGGACGCGAAGGTGGAACTAACTGACGCGTGTGTGCCTACTGCACTGGCTGCAATAGCCAGAACACAACAGATCAGACGAAAACACACCGAATACTTCATCGTAAAAGTCTAGTTGGAGATTCGGGCAAATTACGGTCTTGGATGTCTTGCGGCTGGCATCATCGTAGACCAGCGCCGCGCTGGCGATGTGCTGGCATGCGAGGCGGGTGGGCAGCCACGCCCAGCCTTGACCGAATCGGTGCGGCAAGCCGCATCCTCCTATGGCTTACAAGGGGGTGCGGCTTAAGTTCGATGGATTGCAGTCGTTTAGGCGTGCAGTTCTTCCCTTATCACCTTGCGAAGCACAACCTCAAGGTGCTCAGCCGTCATGGCCTCATGCAATGACTGGTTGATAAGCGTTTGGTATCCGCGCCCGTCTGCCTTGGCTTTGAAGTACTCCAACACTGACGTATCCAGCATGATGGACACGCGCTGTTTGCCCAGCTTTGCATTTACGGCGGCGGCAAATTCTGGTTGCGTTGCGGGCTTCAAGCCTATACGCAGCCGAGGGGTGGCTACAGGCTTAGAGGTAGGAGAAGAAATTGCGGGTTTCATGGTTTTCTGCCTTTCGCATGGAAATAACGTGAATCTCGGAGTCAGTTTCTGTGTGGCAAATGGCGACAACCACCACGCCCAGCAACCCGAACGTGTTGAAGCGCTGTTCCCCGCCATAGTCTCGCCCGTCCTCTAACGTCATGGTGGGGCCGTTGAAGACCTGTTCAGCGTGCACGAAATCCAGCGCGTGTTTGCTTAGATTGGTTTGTCGTTTGGTTTCATGCCAAGTGAAGCGCATGGGCTTTATTGTATGTATTTAAATATATATTTCCAGCGACGCAAAATTGAGCCTCCGCCGACTTGTGCTTGGGCCACCGGATCGCGGTTTGGCGCCAATGGGCGTGCCAATCAATCCACCAAATTTAAGCCATCCATCTTAAGACAATAGTTGTAAGCCATTGATTTATATGGTTAATTTTGAAATAACCTTGGCAATAGTCACTATCCCCGCCAAGAAAATACAGGGTTAGCACTTGAGTTCCTCTTCACCCAACGCACGCAGCGCATCCACTCACCTGCGTACGCCGCCGATGCGCGGCATGCCGACTTGGCGGGGCGGGTGGCTCAACGCTTGGCATAGCGCTGCGCCAGCACGGCGCAGACCATCAACTGGATTTGGTGGAAGATCATCAGGGGCAGCAGCATCACGCCCACAGTGTGCGCGGCAAACAGCACCTTGGCCATGGGTACGCCGCTGGCCAGGCTCTTTTTGGAGCCGCAAAAGACGATGGTGATCTGGTCTTCTTGCGAAAAGCCCAGCAGGCGGCCCAGCCGGGTGGTCAGGGCTAGCACCAGGGCCAGCAGCACGCAGCTGGCCACCACCACGCCCAGCAGAATCGGCAGCGGCACCTGCTTCCACAGGCCCTCGATCACCGCCGCGCTGAACGCGGTGTAGACCACCAGCAAAATCGAGCCCTGGTCCACAAACTTCAGCCCGGCGGCGTGCTTTTTCACAAAGCCGCCCACCCAGGGCTGCAGCAATTGGCCCAGCACAAACGGCAGCATCAGCTGCAGCATGATGCGACCCACCGCCTCCAGCTCGCCCGCGCCCGACACCCCACCCGGCACCACCAGCCAGCCCACCAGCAGCGGCGTGATGAACACCCCGATGAGGCTGGACGCCGAGGCGCTGCACACAGCGGCAGACACATTGCCGCGCGCCATGGCGGTAAACGCAATGGCCGACTGCACCGTGGCCGGCAAGGTGCATAAGAACAGCATGCCCAGCGCCAGATCGGGCGTGAGCATGAACGCAAACAGCGGCTTGAGCAGCAGGCCCAGCACCGGAAACAGCGCAAACGTGCAGCCCAGCACCAGCAGATGCAGCCGCCAGTGGCTGATGCCCGCCACCACCGCCGCCCGCGACAGCTTGGCCCCGTGCAAGAAGAACAGCAGCGCAATCGCCGCCGTGGTGAGCCACTCAAACCCCCGCGCCACCGCGCCCTGGGCAGGCCACAGGCTGGCCAGGGTGATCACGGCAATCAGGAGCAGGGTGAAGTTGTCGGGGAGGAAGCGGGGGCGGGTCATGGGAAAAGGATTGATTTGCTATTTTTTAGATAGCTGCTTACGCTGATTGAATGGGCGGTAGGCCCTTATTTTACGTTTGGATCCGAGGCGGCGCTGAGTACCGGCACATCGGCACCGTCCTTGTGCACGCTCATCACCACGCTGGTGGTAAAGCGGCGCACGAAGCGGTTGCCGAAAAACAAACGCTGCGTCAGCGCCTCGAAATCCTGCATGTCACGCACCAGCAGAAACAGCACGAAGTCGGACGCGCCGGTGACGTAGTAGCTTTGCTGCACCCGCGGCTCGGCGGCCAGCAGCGCGCGGAACTGCGCCAACACGTCGGCCTGCTCCACGTCCAGCTCCACACCGACGATGCAGCGCATGCCAAAGCCCAGCTTTTCGGGCGAGAGCTGGCAGGTCTGGCGCAGGATGACCTTGTCGGCCTGC from Comamonadaceae bacterium OS-1 carries:
- the hisC2 gene encoding histidinol-phosphate aminotransferase 2, encoding MRNPLDTLRPDVRAMHSYVVQDATGMVKLDAMENPHRLPPGMQAALGQRLGEVALNRYPDGRVDFLRQVLAAHTGLPAGYGLILGNGSDEIINLLAIACRRPGATVLAPVPGFVMYGMAAQLLGLDFVGVPLTADFELDTPAMLAAIAQHQPAIVYLAYPNNPTANLWDDDAIEQIIEAAPGLVVIDEAYQPFSSKTYLDRLARHPHVLLMRTLSKFGLAGVRLGYLIGPQALVAEIDKVRPPYNVSVLNCECALFALAHLEEFAAQAQEIRTQRTIISAALGVLPGVKVWPSDANMLLVRVPDAAKTFEGMKAQGVLVKNVSKMHPLLLNCVRITIGTAEENLRMLAAFQTTI
- the hisB gene encoding histidine biosynthesis bifunctional protein HisB — translated: MTTIHRTAEVSRNTAETQITVKLNLDGTGKSTLHTGIGFFDHMLDQIARHGLIDLDIHCVGDLHIDGHHTVEDVGITLGQAVHKAVGDKKGIRRYGHAYVPLDEALSRVVIDFSGRPGLEMHVPFTSGMIGGFDSQLTYEFFQGFANHAFVTLHIDNLKGVNAHHQAETVFKAFARALRSALELDPRSVGVIPSTKGSL
- the yeaD gene encoding putative glucose-6-phosphate 1-epimerase, with product MSDLQARPEVFQNQPCLRLHHANGDTVLVALHGAHVLSWTSGGVERLYLSPEAIFDGATAIRGGVPVCFPQFNMRGPLPKHGFARTSAWTASAGGEDWLELQLHSSPATLAIWPHAFTATLRIDLAPGALELGFTVINTGEQPLDFALALHTYLRVQDLPGLDLRGLAGQPYWDDVAQTERLETDVVIFEGEVDRVYQAAAEPLTLVDGPVQLRIDQSPELAQTVVWNPGPTKCAAIADMPFDGFKHMVCVEAAHVNTPVTLAAGAEWTGWQRLIVVTPD
- the hisH gene encoding imidazole glycerol phosphate synthase subunit HisH — protein: MGNLFSVSQAVMHVAAASGYQVVVTSRPEDVYAAERVVLPGQGAMRDCMRELHDSGLKEAVLDAARNKPLMGVCVGMQMLLDHSEEQDTPGLGLIPGTVRRFDLAGRLQADGSRFKVPQMGWNQVRQQVHGGQRHPVWGEVPDNSYFYFVHSFYADPSDVRHSAGLTEYGAAFSAAIARDNIFATQFHPEKSAEHGLALYRNFLHWSP
- the hisA gene encoding 1-(5-phosphoribosyl)-5-[(5-phosphoribosylamino)methylideneamino] imidazole-4-carboxamide isomerase produces the protein MLLIPAIDLKDGHCVRLKQGDMDQSTTFGEDPAAMARSWVDKGARRLHLVDLNGAFAGKPKNEMAIRKILKEVGGEIDVQLGGGIRDLDTIERYLDAGLRYVIIGTAAVKNPGFLQDACTAFGGHIIVGLDAKDGKVATDGWSKLTGHEVVDLAKKFQDYGVESFIYTDIGRDGMLSGINIEATVRLAQALHTPVIASGGLSNIADIERLLDVEDEGIEGVICGRAIYTGDLDFTSAQERADNYGDV
- the decR_2 gene encoding DNA-binding transcriptional activator DecR → MQKFDDTFDDKDLRILDALQRDATTPAEVLGAEIGLSATSVQRRTKRLQADKVILRQTCQLSPEKLGFGMRCIVGVELDVEQADVLAQFRALLAAEPRVQQSYYVTGASDFVLFLLVRDMQDFEALTQRLFFGNRFVRRFTTSVVMSVHKDGADVPVLSAASDPNVK